The Acidobacteriota bacterium sequence TTCACCACTCTACCCTCGGGGCTCACTGTAAGCTTAAGGATCACCTCTTTGGGGTAGCTCCTGTCATCGGGAAGCTCTATTGTTTCCGGCTTTCCTTCAATAAGAGGGAGAAGAGGATCGGCAAAAAGGGCAATCGGATTCTCTATCGTTCCTCTTTCTCCTTCCTTGGTGAGATCGAGAAAATGGACCGCCAACCTCCCCTTCTTCACTTCCTTCCCCCCCTTTGGTACCAAACGGATAAAGCGAACTTCCTCCCTTACACTCACCGTCACCTTTTCTCCCGCCACTTCTCCTTCTAACGCGGGAGCGAGTGGCGGTGTTTTGACAAACTTCGCGCTTTCTTTCTTCGCGGTATCGCTTGCGAGCCTTTCCTCTTTCTCAAGAAAATGCTTATCTCCTCCCTTCCCTTTGTTTGGGATCTCTCCTTTCTTCTTGCCGAGGGGTTCTTCCAAAGAGTAGACTGAATCTCTTTTTTTCTCTCCACCCTTTTGCTTGGATACCGGTTTAGGAACACGCGCCACTCTCTCCTTCTCAGTAAGGAGGGCTACTGGCTTTGAGCTTTTTTTCTCTTTAGCTCGATGATAGTAGAGGTAGAAAAGGGAGGAAAGCGCGGTGAGGATGATTAAGGCAGCGATCAGAGTTGAGGCTTTGGGAATCAGGGGGAAAAAGGATCTGCCCTCGCTAATCTTCCCCTTTCTATTCCTTATCCTCGCAATCACCTCAGGGGCTATCTCCTGTTGCTCTTTAACAGGAGGGAGTTGCGAAACAAGAAGGACCGTCTCCTTAAGGAGGACGAGCTCCTTTCGGCAAGCAGGGCAGGCCGCAAGATGTCGTTCTACCTTCTCCCTTTCCCTTCTTGAAAGCTCTCCATCAAGGTAAGGCGAAAGTCTCTTCCTCACATAGCGACAACCACTCATCGCTCCTCCTCCCCTCGGTTAAAGTGGGGTTCGATGTAGGCTCGGAGAAAACTTCTCATCTCCTCGCGAGCCCGGGCGAGGCGCGACTTAACCGTCCCTTTCCTCAGGGAAAGAACCTTGGCTATCTCCTCATAGGAAAGACCCTCAACATCGCGAAGAAGGATAACCGCCCGAAACTCCGGCGAAAGCAGACTAAGCCCCTCCTCGATCTTACCTAAAAGCTCTTGTCCAAACACCCTCTTTTCGGGAGAAGGTCTTGGATCCCTACCCTCGATAAAGGAAAGGGATGAATAGCGCTTTTTCCGCTTCAATTCATTGATAGCACGATTCATCACCACCCGGTAGAGCCAGGTACGAAGCGATGAACAACGACGGAAACGATCAAGGTTCTCATACAGGCTTATGAATACCTCCTGGGTGAGGT is a genomic window containing:
- a CDS encoding TonB family protein, which codes for MSGCRYVRKRLSPYLDGELSRREREKVERHLAACPACRKELVLLKETVLLVSQLPPVKEQQEIAPEVIARIRNRKGKISEGRSFFPLIPKASTLIAALIILTALSSLFYLYYHRAKEKKSSKPVALLTEKERVARVPKPVSKQKGGEKKRDSVYSLEEPLGKKKGEIPNKGKGGDKHFLEKEERLASDTAKKESAKFVKTPPLAPALEGEVAGEKVTVSVREEVRFIRLVPKGGKEVKKGRLAVHFLDLTKEGERGTIENPIALFADPLLPLIEGKPETIELPDDRSYPKEVILKLTVSPEGRVVKADLELGSGDPLLDRSIVEAVAKWRFSPLKIGGRGVYASGRLSLKLIPAGKNPEIKERKNEK
- a CDS encoding sigma-70 family RNA polymerase sigma factor, encoding MSSDFLPLPFAVKAVMIRTEFPQETEEGVEQIRAGEKELIRRSLAGEEEAFSKLVKDNERFVFNLAYRMIGDRDEAFDLTQEVFISLYENLDRFRRCSSLRTWLYRVVMNRAINELKRKKRYSSLSFIEGRDPRPSPEKRVFGQELLGKIEEGLSLLSPEFRAVILLRDVEGLSYEEIAKVLSLRKGTVKSRLARAREEMRSFLRAYIEPHFNRGEEER